From Toxorhynchites rutilus septentrionalis strain SRP chromosome 2, ASM2978413v1, whole genome shotgun sequence, a single genomic window includes:
- the LOC129765769 gene encoding uncharacterized protein LOC129765769, whose translation MSLSTGQMTGSSPTPPGLPPEEPPGFQDHGKIPHYMRGDDELNQTRVLVLQRKMEEDKTKNPEKNERKMIPRLPEPFIIETSVELAVGKKEAKTIKASREGRRYLLCTNSRTITEKLTKMTELIDKTEFEIFVHPTLNTVQGTVYEPDSINTDMNVFIGKLKSQGVQSIRRIKKRINGDLQNTPLLVITFNGSVLPKYVYFCMLRIAVRPYYPLPLLCFKCGAYGHPQKFCPQQNSICMRCSQASHLADGERCENPPHCFHCKNGHPTTSRDCPKYKEENQIVHIKVNQCISFIEARRIYNEENKKESIQNQLKQELTAKDILIANLQKQVDLLAKQVAQLKSALKQRSQSRPSTPKTPLTQPNSVAKTGSSPSQKTTASQQNNTRLSRKDQVEFAQQPPKLDKEV comes from the coding sequence ATGTCACTGAGCACCGGTCAAATGACCGGTAGCTCCCCCACTCCACCTGGGCTTCCCCCAGAAGAACCTCCTGGATTCCAAGACCACGGGAAAATCCCGCATTATATGCGGGGTGATGATGAGTTGAATCAAACTAGAGTTCTAGTTTTGCAGCGAAAAATGGAAgaagataaaacaaaaaatccagAGAAGAATGAGAGGAAGATGATACCTCGCCTTCCTGAACCATTCATCATCGAAACTTCAGTTGAACTAGCAGTAGGCAAAAAAGAAGCTAAAACTATTAAAGCCTCCCGCGAAGGACGTCGATACCTTCTCTGTACGAATTCGAGAACAATTACTGAAAAGCTCACTAAAATGACGGAACTCATAGATAAAACAGAATTTGAAATATTCGTCCATCCTACTCTGAATACGGTACAGGGAACGGTGTATGAACCGGACTCCATCAATACCGATATGAATGTGTTTATTGGGAAGTTGAAATCGCAAGGTGTACAATCAATTCGAcgtataaaaaaacgaataaacggAGACCTGCAAAACACCCCTTTACTGGTCATAACGTTCAATGGCTCGGTTCTACCCAAGTATGTATACTTTTGTATGCTACGAATTGCAGTACGCCCATACTATCCACTGCCCCTGCTCTGTTTCAAATGCGGTGCTTATGGTCACCCACAAAAATTCTGCCCACAACAAAATAGTATCTGTATGAGATGCTCACAGGCCTCTCACCTTGCTGATGGAGAGCGGTGTGAAAATCCCCCTCACTGTTTTCATTGTAAGAACGGGCACCCAACAACATCTCGTGACTGCCCAAAATACAAGGAAGAGAATCAAATTGTTCATATCAAAGTGAACCAGTGTATCTCTTTCATTGAAGCAAGGCGTATATATaacgaagaaaataaaaagGAATCAATCCAGAACCAACTGAAGCAAGAATTAACGGCCAAGGACATATTGATAGCAAATCTGCAGAAGCAAGTAGACCTCTTAGCAAAACAAGTTGCCCAACTCAAATCAGCTTTGAAACAACGTTCTCAAAGTCGTCCTTCAACCCCAAAAACCCCACTCACCCAACCAAACTCAGTAGCCAAGACAGGATCTTCACCAAGCCAAAAGACTACAGCATCGCAGCAAAACAACACTCGTTTATCAAGAAAAGACCAAGTAGAATTTGCCCAGCAGCCTCCGAAGCTAGACAAAGAGGTGTAA